One Pyrus communis chromosome 13, drPyrComm1.1, whole genome shotgun sequence genomic window carries:
- the LOC137712695 gene encoding probable xyloglucan 6-xylosyltransferase 5, which translates to MGQDSPFAAQKRTSSGGLPTTTTGTSANGRAGRAYGALPRGRQIQKTFNNIKITILCGFVTILVLRGTIGVGNLGSSEADAVNQNLIEETNRILAEIRSDSDPNDPDELTETEMNPNITYTLGPKIANWDKERKDWLRLNPDFPSLVNGKPRVLLVTGSPPKPCDNPIGDHYLLKVIKNKIDYCRLHGIEIVYNLAHLDKELAGYWAKLPLIRRLMLSHPEVEWIWWMDSDALFTDMVFEIPLSKYDSHNLVIHGYPDLLFDQKSWIALNTGSFLFRNCQWSLDLLDVWAPMGPKGPIREEAGKILTANLKGRPAFEADDQSALIYLLLSQKDQWMEKVYVENSYYLHGYWAGLVDRYEEMIEKYHPGLGDERWPFVTHFVGCKPCGSYGDYPVERCLSSMERAFNFADNQVLKLYGFRHRGLLSPKIKRIRNETAAPLEFVDQFDIRRHPVQGGSGSHS; encoded by the coding sequence ATGGGGCAAGATAGTCCTTTCGCAGCTCAGAAGCGTACCAGCTCGGGCGGGCTTCCGACCACCACCACTGGAACCTCGGCCAACGGCCGTGCGGGCCGCGCTTACGGAGCCCTGCCACGTGGACGGCAGATCCAGAAGACATTCAACAacatcaaaatcaccatcctCTGCGGCTTCGTCACCATCCTCGTCCTCCGCGGCACGATCGGCGTCGGCAACCTCGGAAGCTCCGAGGCCGACGCCGTCAACCAGAATTTGATCGAAGAGACGAACCGGATCCTCGCCGAGATCCGGTCCGATTCCGACCCCAACGATCCGGACGAGCTGACCGAGACCGAGATGAACCCCAACATCACGTACACGCTCGGACCCAAGATCGCGAATTGGGACAAGGAGCGGAAGGATTGGCTCCGGTTGAATCCGGATTTTCCGAGCTTGGTCAACGGTAAGCCCCGTGTTCTTCTCGTTACTGGGTCTCCCCCTAAGCCTTGTGATAACCCAATTGGGGATCATTACTTGTTGAAGGTAATTAAGAACAAAATTGATTACTGTAGACTTCATGGGATTGAAATTGTGTATAATTTAGCTCATTTGGATAAGGAACTCGCCGGGTATTGGGCGAAATTGCCGTTGATTCGGAGGCTGATGCTTTCGCATCCCGAGGTTGAGTGGATTTGGTGGATGGATAGTGATGCATTGTTTACTGACATGGTGTTTGAGATTCCGCTGTCCAAGTATGATAGTCATAATCTTGTGATTCATGGGTACCCCGATTTGTTGTTTGATCAGAAGTCGTGGATTGCGCTGAACACCGGGAGCTTTCTGTTTAGGAATTGCCAGTGGTCTTTGGATTTGCTTGATGTTTGGGCGCCGATGGGTCCTAAGGGTCCGATAAGGGAGGAGGCCGGGAAGATTTTGACGGCTAATTTGAAGGGGAGACCCGCGTTTGAGGCGGATGATCAGTCTGCGTTGATATACTTGTTGCTTTCGCAGAAGGATCAGTGGATGGAGAAGGTGTATGTTGAGAATTCGTACTATTTGCACGGTTACTGGGCTGGGTTGGTGGATCGGTATGAGGAGATGATCGAGAAGTATCATCCGGGTTTGGGTGATGAGAGGTGGCCGTTTGTGACCCATTTCGTGGGTTGCAAGCCCTGTGGAAGTTACGGGGATTACCCGGTGGAGAGGTGCTTGAGCAGCATGGAGAGGGCGTTTAATTTTGCGGATAACCAGGTGCTTAAGCTGTATGGGTTTAGGCACAGGGGGCTATTGAGCCCTAAGATCAAGAGGATCAGGAATGAGACGGCAGCCCCTCTAGAGTTTGTTGATCAGTTTGATATTCGGCGGCATCCAGTGCAAGGGGGCAGCGGATCACACAGCTAG
- the LOC137713949 gene encoding uncharacterized protein — protein MAGEHFDSAGFEFKRIPKTQHKEWSMVAIRDTPSPNTDSSVFPPVNHENLHHPSQPDQKHPDPLSPLPSSPSLSSSSSSSLSSFSPSDSDESGPLSPLPFDTLVRKPGQFTTWVGIGFGLLRSKVSAMASSSGFDKVWSFASGAGMAAVVFVLWSVFLRARQRRYRNHLKLSRKEKDEKINKLLNQIAQMNEVLVARHKALASKLAN, from the exons ATGGCGGGCGAGCACTTCGATTCAGCGGGATTCGAATTCAAACGCATCCCCAAAACCCAACACAAAGAATGGTCCATGGTCGCCATCAGAGACACTCCCTCACCCAATACTGACTCCTCCGTCTTCCCTCCAGTCAATCACGAAAATCTCCACCATCCATCACAACCCGATCAAAAGCATCCGGACCCATTATCGCCACTGCCGTCGTCTCCGTCGCTGTCATCTTCTTCGTCGTCGTCGCTGTCGTCATTCTCACCGTCCGATTCCGATGAATCGGGCCCGCTTTCGCCGCTTCCGTTCGATACCCTGGTCCGAAAACCTGGCCAATTCACCACCTGGGTAGGAATTGGCTTTGGGTTACTGCGTTCCAAGGTTTCTGCTATGGCTTCCTCATCTGGGTTCGATAAAGTTTGGAGCTTTGCCTCTGGCGCGGGAATGGCGGCTGTGGTGTTCGTGTTATGGTCCGTGTTCTTGCGGGCTCGGCAAAGGCGGTATCGGAATCATTTGAAATTGAGCCGCAAAGAGAAAGACGAG AAAATCAATAAACTGCTGAACCAAATCGCGCAGATGAACGAAGTTCTGGTAGCTCGGCATAAAGCTCTCGCTTCAAAACTGGCTAATTGA